From Homalodisca vitripennis isolate AUS2020 chromosome 1, UT_GWSS_2.1, whole genome shotgun sequence, the proteins below share one genomic window:
- the LOC124352989 gene encoding uncharacterized protein LOC124352989: protein MRLESAADEGKLSLEDIMRVVTDIRDSQAKYEKSFNKACESMDSQLIENTKALKAQQEQNEKLNQLIESITSENKELKKKVRALEDRLENIEQYSRSNCVEIQGIPVTSNEDVLTIVKDVGKALDLTVSDTMVDACHRLGAKQSGNNPPGIIVKFVRRLDKEEFLQRRRVKRTLSTRHIGATDDRPIYVNESLSPARRALYALARKYQREKNFKFLWVRNGKIFLRKEEKAPVRVITREEDLD, encoded by the coding sequence ATGAGACTCGAGTCTGCAGCAGATGAAGGTAAACTATCTCTTGAAGATATCATGAGAGTGGTTACCGATATAAGAGATAGCCAAGCAAAATAtgagaaaagttttaataaggcCTGTGAATCAATGGACTCACAGCTCATAGAGAACACCAAGGCTCTTAAAGCACAACAGGAGCAGAATGAGAAACTTAATCAGCTGATTGAGTCTATCACATCGGAGAACAAGGAGCTGAAGAAGAAGGTGAGAGCTCTTGAAGATCGTCTGGAGAACATAGAGCAGTACTCTCGCAGTAACTGTGTGGAGATTCAAGGAATCCCTGTAACTTCCAATGAAGATGTGTTGACCATCGTGAAGGACGTCGGCAAGGCACTGGACTTAACCGTATCTGACACTATGGTGGACGCGTGTCATAGACTTGGTGCCAAGCAGAGTGGAAACAATCCGCCGGGGATTATTGTGAAGTTCGTTCGTCGACTGGACAAGGAGGAGTTTCTACAGAGGCGACGTGTGAAGAGGACCCTCTCAACTCGTCACATCGGTGCAACTGATGACCGTCCCATCTACGTCAACGAGTCTCTATCACCGGCGAGACGGGCGCTGTACGCTCTGGCGAGGAAGTATCAGCGCGAGAAAAACTTCAAGTTCCTCTGGGTGAGAAACGGCAAGATCTTCCTCAGGAAAGAAGAAAAGGCGCCAGTCAGAGTTATCACACGAGAGGAGGACTTGGACTaa